agtttaaaataatttaatcacaacaaaataataaacaataaaaatgatcttATCAATGTTTCATCTTTTAAGATTAATGTATTGCATTTACTTGAAATGTTGCAATGTTTACAAACATGTTTATAAGCCACTAATTCAGAAAATGCAATGAAAGCATTCTGCAAAAAATGAACTTCATCTCTGAGACCTTATGATCTGAGTTGTTTTCCAGAAGGCTTCTTTGACATCCTTGTTTCTCACACTATAGAGGAGAGGGTTGAGCAATGGGTTGACCACAGTGTAGAAGAGAGATGCCACTTTGTCTCTCCCCAAGGAGTAGGTGGAACTTGGCCTTGAATACGTGAAGAGCAAAGATCCATAGAAGAGCATGACCGAGATGAGGTGTGAagcacaggtggagaaggccttgcATCTTCCTGAGGCTGTGCGGATCCTCAGAAGAGCCAGAAGGATGTTAAAATAGGAGATCAGGATGGCAGGAATGCTGGAGAGGACTGTGAAGCGCACCACTCCCAGGAGGACCTTTTCATAAACGTGGGTGTCTGTACAAGACATCTTTACCAATGGTGGTGCATCACAGAAGAAGTGGTCAATTATATTTTTGCCACAGAAACTCAAGCGAAAAGTATTGGCAGTGTGGGCTATGACATTCAAAAACCCTCCTATGTAGGAGCCAGCAATGAGTCCAGTACAGAGAGAATCAGACATAGACTTGAGTCAAGCAATGGATTACAGATGGCCATGTGGCGGTCATAAGCCATGGCTGCTAGGAGATAGCACTCCGTGTAGGCTACAACACAGGAAGAGAACAACTGGGCCCCACATCCAGCCATGGAAATGCGCTTATCATCAGAGACACAACTGGCCACGATTTTGGGGGTGAACACAGAGGTGTACCAGAAATCCAAAAAAGACAAGTTgccaatgaaaaaatacataggtGTGTAGAGGCAGGAATCAATACAGATTAAAATAACTAGGGTCATGTTCCCTGATAAAGGGACCAAATAGAGAGTTAGAAATATTCCAAATAACATCATCTGCCACCGGGGGTCTGACGAGAGGCCCACTAAGATGAATTCAGTCAAGATAGTGTGATTTCCAACATCCATGTCCACAGAGGTGAAAATCTGATatgataaggagaaaaaaaaaaatagtgccttgtcttttgaaagaaataaacagaggTATCGATTAGGTCAACAAGACTAGGAGACTTTCCCCCTTAATCccttactatcttttttttttttttaaaaaaggatataatttCAGTCTGTGACTTGAGAAGCCCACTGGAAATGCAGTCaagatctgattttattttatttacttatttatttagcctctttttagggccatgcccacagcatgtggaaattcccaggctaggggttgagtcagagctataggcactggcctacgccacagccgcagcaatgccaggttcaagcagcgtctgtgacctacaccacagctcatggcaacgccagatccttaacccactgagcaaggccagggatcaaacctgtgtcctcatgtatagtagttgggttcgttaactgctgagcaacgACAGGATATCCAACATCTGATTTTAGAATTAAGGTCTTCACTTACCAATTGTTTGATGAAGTGCAAGTACCTTGTCTCATCAACAGTTAAGCAAAATGATGACCTCTGACAGTTGGTGTGATTGAATTTAGGTCATATTTCAGGAAAATATCCATCCAAATATCTGTTACATGGGAAGCACTCaaatattttcagtgttctgtatgtattattgggattttttttatatgtcAGGCATTGTGTTAATAGTTACACAAATACCAATGCACTGTACTACTCCCACAACTATTagtacaaatagaaaaatatttgtattgcTCATTATGTTCAGATAGCATCCTAAATCCTATGATTAACCCACTTCATCATTTGCACAATTTGTAAGATAAGCATTATAATCTTCACATAGTTTAGGAAACATTTTCAAGGTCCCAGAACTGGTAAACAGCAGAGCTGGTATTTAAATCCAGAATTTTCTTTACCAAGAATACATGCGCTTGGTGTACCGATTATGGCACAGCACAAACAAATcatactagcatccatgaggatgtgggtttgatgcctggcctcgctctgttGGTCAGGGTTCTGGCGTTGctactgtgagctgcggtataggttgcagtggTGGATctgattccacgttgctgtggctgttacgtaggctggcagctatagctctgatttgatccctagccaagtagcctgggaactaccatatgccataaCTGCAccccttaaaaagccaaaaacaaaacaaaacaaaactctactAAGCCATCtcttataagtaaatatatttctctCGCATTCCCTAATTAAGGCAGTCCTGTACTCCTCtgacaaataaatttatttatctattaaaaaaggtttataggtcacagacgtggcttggatctggcagtgctgtggctgtggcgttggcggcagctataggtctgatttgatccctagcctgggaacctccatatgacataggtgtggccctaaaaaggacaaaagacaaaaaataaagaaagaaagaaagtaagctttaaaaattcttttttaactgtttttattcTGCCCTTTTCTTTAGCTGATgtgagatttatatatatatagtcgaAGTACTTTTTGATACAGCAGATGTTGaatattaggaaaaaacaaatttttggtgCCAAAGATATATTGAAAAATCATGAATCCCTCAAGGTTTATATCTTGACTTTCCCGAGCTCTCAGAGAGAAGCTAAAAGAAGGAATCTAATATAAAACACTCTGGCATTAGAGCTAACGCTCCAGTAGCCAGTTGACTTTCCCCCAGAGACAGTGAGGGAAAACTAAAACTAAGAGGGCTATGATTTACTTAaatgataaaacatttatttttgcgCTAAACTGCACACACTGCTGTTACTGGAATGCAAATCCAAGTTTTCTCACTTAAAGTCTAGTTTTTCCACTTGTTATTTAGAGAACTATCCTAATCCTTTAAATGTAGCTAATGGCTCCAAAGAAGacggatggccagtaggcacatgaaaaaatgctcagcttcactaattattagagaaatgcaaatgaaaactataatgaagtaccatctcacactcgtcagaatggctatcattgaAAAGTGTataaacagcaaatgctggagagtgtgtggagaaaagagactcctctacattgttggtgggaatgtaaattggtacaaccactatgggaaagagtatggagattccttagaaaactaaaagcaTAATTGCCATGTGAtacagcaatccccctcctggccatctatctggacaaaactataatttaaatgtaGCTGGTGGCTTCAGAGAACATGTGACTTATTGATGATATTATggttaaaaaatggtaaaaaaaaaaatcttggaatccTTGCCAGTATAGAATGGATCTCTTCTTTTTTAAcagagacttttattttattgaatattctatgatacatttaatttttttgtttccccaatgtattattttttttctactgtacagcatggcgacccagttacacatacaagccTATATtctttttactcacattatcatgctccattgtaagtgactaaacatagttctcagtgctacctACACAGCAGGAGATGAGAGAGCATTTCCATGAGATGAAAGAACATAGATCCCTCATGTGAGAGAGAGGCTGATGAGCTAAGAGACTAAGAAGGTAACTAAAGATAGGatggaggaagtggaatggaccCCAAGAGTTCTCAGCTCACAAAGCTTATTAGAAGCCATAGCAGGGGTGTTGGCCTTTAAAACAACACAAGCGGAAACACTGTCATGATGAGAAAGTAATAGGATCAGATTTACATCTTCAAGGTTTACACTGGCTGTAGATCAGATAATGGATAGAAATGgaggaaatgtttccttttaactGGAATTTCTCTGAAATGCTTAATCCTCATCACCTGCTGACAAAGGCAGCAAAGAAGCATTCAAACTTCTTAAGAAAATTTCTAGGGATTATATAAACTGggaatttatttaataaacaagACGCAAAGACTCTCAGGCTCAATTTCTCTTCTAGtcaataatgtatatttatatagtaaTTTAACATCAAAATACTAGACAAATCTTAAAGACATCCTTTCAAGGTATTAGATGGTAATGAAAGCATGCCCTCTGTGTTTTTACACAAGAAactataaaatctttaaaagggTAAGTAAATAATTTTGGTGAAAGTTTtagaacattctagaaaaaggCCATATCATATAGTCAGCATTCTGACTTCTGTGTGAAACAAAATTGTATCAGAAATGTGTCACCTTTATATTTTGTACCAAGCTTCTAATATTTAAGAGAGAAAGTGGTAAATTAACCACCAATCAATGATctacacaatatatatatttaaatgactgGGATTCATTACTGATTTCCTGATATCAAGAGTAGATTCTATCATTCTAACCTTTGAACTGGGAGAGTTTTGTGATTTGTTTTGGCCAATAGCTTGCAACATAAGTAGCACCACTGCAGAGGCCTATCCTGGAGCTCAAGAGATGCTGCATGCTTCTCTTCTCAGTTTTGGAATTCTTCCACCACCAGGTATATAAGACTTGGTTAGATATTGAGACATCTGGCTGCATTCTTTCCAACCCCAGATGACAGCAAGCTGGCCCCCAGACATGTGCATGGGTTTGTTCTTCTTCAACCAGTCCTCACGGAGCTAACAGCTAAACACAGACATATATGCCAACCCAGCTGAGTGCAGATGGGACTGGCTTAGGCAGACTTGCATAACTGAACACGTGAAATGGAAAATCCTGTTCAAATCCTGATTCCACCCTCTGGTAGGTCTGAAATCTTGGGAAAGTTTTATAACAGCCTCCAAACCACATTTCATCACTTTTACGAAAGTAAGAAAAATACCAGTGCCatatacaataaatacatatgctGTGTGTCAACTGAAAATATCCCTAACAGTAGCTATTTTTACTCTGAGAAAGATGAGTAATACCTgactcattttataaaaatttgtactcaagagaaaaaaagcagtaagGCCAAGTTTCCTCAAGGAGACAGCATAAGCCAGAATAGCGGTATCCTTCATAATCTTTCTAAAATCCTGAAAGTTATTTTGTCTCCCATTCACATGCATTTGACAAAAGATCGGTAGGCTtcaaaatgcaatttttattgGTTATGGTTATGGTTTTTATTGGTCATGTAATAGAGGCAGAGATAATTacctatttgttattttattttttttctttttttaattcttttgtcttttttttttttctatttatggcctcacatgtggcatatggaagtttccaggctaggggtcaaatcagagctgcagctgaggcttatacCATAACCACAGCAGTACTAGATCCAGACTAcctctgcaatctatgccacagcttgcaacaacaccaaatccttaacccactgagcaatgccaggaatcaaacctgcatcctcacagagcaaacatcaggtccttaaccaattaagccataatgggaatgcctctttttctttcttttttttttaattgaagttactTGATGGTGTACACCCTaggcattcatttattttcagattatattccatcataggatattacaagatattgcatataattccctttgttatacagtaaatccttgttgcttctcCCTTAGGCATATGGACTTAACAGATACAGGCCTATGTGCTTTTAAGAGTGCCAAGGTCCTC
The nucleotide sequence above comes from Phacochoerus africanus isolate WHEZ1 chromosome 2, ROS_Pafr_v1, whole genome shotgun sequence. Encoded proteins:
- the LOC125121097 gene encoding LOW QUALITY PROTEIN: olfactory receptor 9G4-like (The sequence of the model RefSeq protein was modified relative to this genomic sequence to represent the inferred CDS: inserted 1 base in 1 codon), coding for MDVGNHTILTEFILVGLSSDPRWQMMLFGIFLTLYLVPLSGNMTLVILICIDSCLYTPMYFFIGNLSFLDFWYTSVFTPKIVASCVSDDKRISMAGCGAQLFSSCVVAYTECYLLAAMAYDRHMAICNPLLDSXSMSDSLCTGLIAGSYIGGFLNVIAHTANTFRLSFCGKNIIDHFFCDAPPLVKMSCTDTHVYEKVLLGVVRFTVLSSIPAILISYFNILLALLRIRTASGRCKAFSTCASHLISVMLFYGSLLFTYSRPSSTYSLGRDKVASLFYTVVNPLLNPLLYSVRNKDVKEAFWKTTQIIRSQR